A genomic window from Companilactobacillus pabuli includes:
- a CDS encoding glycosyltransferase family 32 protein produces the protein MTINYIPKVIHLIDITGTGKLEQATKYSMALKKFASDYEIKVWTNDNLPDVVTQNTYYRAAISNLRYAFASDVARMWVLLNEGGIYLDSDVELKKSFNPILNKEIPIIYHSNNDDFIAKFTHIVDALFQ, from the coding sequence ATGACAATAAATTACATACCAAAAGTGATTCATCTTATCGACATCACCGGAACAGGTAAGCTTGAACAAGCCACTAAATATTCGATGGCACTTAAGAAATTCGCCAGTGATTACGAAATTAAGGTTTGGACTAATGATAATTTGCCAGACGTGGTGACCCAGAATACGTACTACCGGGCTGCAATAAGCAATTTGCGATATGCATTTGCGTCAGACGTTGCCCGCATGTGGGTTTTACTAAACGAAGGCGGAATCTATCTTGATAGTGACGTCGAATTAAAGAAAAGTTTTAATCCGATTTTGAATAAGGAAATTCCTATAATTTACCACTCAAATAATGATGATTTTATTGCTAAATTCACTCATATTGTAGATGCATTGTTCCAATAA
- a CDS encoding conjugal transfer protein TrbL family protein, whose translation MKSFYFHPVLASFLGDKISGAINEWLKGVFSGAMNGITSWCRAIFDQIGQHESVLDQWYAIFLTFATSLVVVVVLGRIIGTLLKEADESTDVTWANIVMDSLKSAAAIPVMVFLQGFLLKAIVFPLGKFMFSMNSKYTASMITDSKNIGGTLAIGSVMSLILLGFFAIVTVFFFFKMCIFMADIAWFYLTIPFAAISIATETWDYSGTWWKKLIYLNASMLSQVLSMTLCVWGVTHWGSNGIGAFALSIGMGWLVLHTPKAIEDFWSSTGATKSGLAGAMRMLKNRMKH comes from the coding sequence ATGAAAAGTTTTTACTTCCACCCAGTTTTAGCAAGCTTCTTAGGTGATAAAATTTCGGGTGCAATTAATGAATGGCTTAAAGGAGTTTTTAGTGGGGCAATGAATGGTATAACCTCATGGTGCAGAGCTATTTTTGATCAAATCGGTCAACATGAATCTGTCCTAGACCAATGGTATGCAATCTTTCTTACTTTTGCGACGTCCTTAGTAGTCGTGGTTGTCCTAGGAAGAATAATTGGAACTTTGCTAAAAGAGGCCGATGAAAGTACTGATGTTACTTGGGCTAATATTGTGATGGACAGTCTTAAATCAGCTGCCGCAATTCCGGTCATGGTCTTTTTACAAGGATTTTTACTGAAAGCAATCGTGTTTCCACTCGGTAAATTTATGTTTTCAATGAATAGTAAGTACACAGCTTCAATGATTACCGATTCAAAAAATATTGGTGGAACATTGGCGATAGGATCGGTTATGTCACTGATATTATTAGGATTCTTTGCGATAGTGACCGTGTTCTTCTTCTTCAAAATGTGTATCTTTATGGCTGATATAGCCTGGTTCTATCTAACAATCCCGTTTGCGGCCATCAGTATCGCAACCGAGACTTGGGATTATAGTGGCACGTGGTGGAAGAAGTTAATTTACCTAAACGCTTCTATGCTCTCACAAGTGTTATCCATGACCCTATGTGTTTGGGGGGTTACTCATTGGGGTAGTAATGGAATTGGTGCCTTTGCTTTATCCATTGGTATGGGGTGGCTGGTATTGCACACACCAAAGGCTATCGAAGATTTTTGGAGTTCAACTGGTGCTACCAAAAGCGGTTTGGCAGGGGCTATGAGAATGTTAAAAAATAGAATGAAGCATTAG
- a CDS encoding glycosyltransferase: MKIFVTVATHEQSFTRLMKQIELAAKDNPQDEFYVQYGYSVVPTGKNIHCEKFMTYSHMKEMYQKCDCVVMHAGPASMFDALNAKITPIIVPRYHDLNEHVNNHQVEFTKFLESKAFPIIAVYKDDPLEGALDDVRKGMAVKGYKSHQQKFCSDLENIIEQLVP; encoded by the coding sequence ATGAAAATATTCGTCACGGTTGCAACACATGAGCAATCATTTACCAGGCTTATGAAGCAAATTGAACTCGCTGCTAAAGATAATCCACAAGATGAGTTCTATGTTCAATATGGATATTCTGTTGTTCCAACAGGAAAAAACATTCATTGTGAAAAGTTTATGACTTATTCTCATATGAAGGAAATGTACCAAAAATGCGATTGTGTGGTGATGCATGCTGGTCCTGCCTCAATGTTCGATGCATTGAACGCAAAAATTACGCCTATCATTGTTCCACGTTATCATGACTTAAATGAACATGTTAACAACCATCAAGTGGAGTTCACCAAGTTTCTTGAGTCCAAGGCTTTTCCAATTATTGCGGTATATAAGGACGATCCTTTGGAGGGTGCGTTGGATGATGTTCGCAAAGGTATGGCAGTAAAAGGGTACAAGTCACATCAACAAAAATTTTGCAGTGACTTAGAGAATATAATTGAACAGTTGGTGCCATAA
- the pssD gene encoding PssD/Cps14F family polysaccharide biosynthesis glycosyltransferase: MKIALVGSSGGHLTHLKQLEPVWHKHDRFWVTFDKPDASSYLTEERWYKAYFPTNRNVFNLIRNTFVAFRVLLKERPDVIISSGAGVAVPFFYIGKLIGAKLVYIEVFDRIDKSTVTGRLVYPITDKFIVQWDEMKKVYPKAINLGSLF; this comes from the coding sequence ATGAAAATAGCATTAGTTGGATCGAGTGGTGGGCATTTGACGCATCTTAAGCAACTAGAACCTGTCTGGCATAAGCATGATCGTTTTTGGGTGACGTTCGATAAACCCGACGCATCTTCATACTTGACTGAGGAACGCTGGTATAAAGCGTATTTCCCAACGAATCGAAATGTTTTTAATCTCATTCGAAACACGTTTGTGGCATTTCGAGTTCTACTTAAAGAACGACCAGATGTAATTATTTCAAGCGGAGCAGGTGTTGCAGTTCCGTTCTTCTATATTGGAAAGTTAATTGGTGCAAAATTAGTCTATATAGAAGTGTTCGATAGAATCGATAAATCAACCGTTACGGGCAGATTAGTGTATCCAATCACCGATAAATTTATTGTCCAATGGGATGAAATGAAGAAAGTTTATCCTAAAGCTATCAATCTGGGGAGCCTTTTCTAA